One region of Sus scrofa isolate TJ Tabasco breed Duroc chromosome 3, Sscrofa11.1, whole genome shotgun sequence genomic DNA includes:
- the CASKIN1 gene encoding caskin-1 isoform X2, which yields MGKEQELVQAVKAEDVGTAQRLLQRPRPGKAKLLGSTKKINVNFQDPDGFSALHHAALNGNTELITLLLEAQAAVDIKDNKGMRPLHYAAWQGRKEPMKLVLKAGSAVNIPSDEGHIPLHLAAQHGHYDVSEMLLQHQSNPCMVDNSGKTPLDLACEFGRVGVVQLLLSSNMCAALLEPRPGDATDPNGTSPLHLAAKNGHIDIIRLLLQAGIDINRQTKAGTALHEAALCGKTEVVRLLLDNGINAHVRNTYSQTALDIVHQFTTSQASKEIKQLLREASAALQVRATKDYCNNYDLTSLNVKAGDIITVLEQHPDGRWKGCIHDNRTGNDRVGYFPSSLGSRAGAESSPLQGGSSSGPSAPPEEIWVLRKPFAGGDRSGSLSGVAGGRSSGGHTLHAGAEGVKLLATVLSQKPVSDSGPGDSAVKPPESSAGATRSQPPVAHAGQVYGEQPPKKLEAASEGKSAEAVGQWLATFQLQLYAPNFISAGYDLPTISRMTPEDLTAIGVTKPGHRKKITAEISGLSIPDWLPERKPANLAVWLSMIGLAQYYKVLVDNGYENIDFITDITWEDLQEIGITKLGHQKKLMLAVRKLAELQKAEYAKYEGGPVRRKAPQSLEVMTIESPPPPEPAPAECQSPKMTTFQDSELSGELQAAMTGPAEGAAATAAAAAAATAAATATAEKPSNHLPPTPRASMRQEPSLGGRARHMSSSQELLGDGPPGPGSPMSRSQEYLLDEGPTPDTPQREARPSRHGHSVKRASVPPVPGKPRQVLPPAASHFTPPQTPTKARPASPQALGGPHGPAPATAKVKPTPQLLPPAERPMSPRSLPQSPTHRGFAYVLPQPVESEAGPAVPGPVPTAVPTPVPTLCLPPEAEVEPGRPKKRAHSLNRYAASDSEPERDELLVPAAAGPYATVQRRVGRSHSVRAPAGADKNVNRSQSFAVRPRKKGPPPPPPKRSSSAMASANLADESAPDAEAEGAGTEDGRLGVRAQRRRASDLAGSVDTGSAGSVKSIAAMLELSSIGGGGRAARRPPEGHPVPRPASPEPGRVATVLASVKHKEAIGPDGEVVNRRRTLSGPVTGLLATARRGPGESGGPADHGRFVEDGAARQRPRGPAKGEAGAEGPPLARVEASATLQRRIRAKQSQQENVKFLLTESDTVKRRPKAKERETGPEPPPPLSVYQTGTGTVHRPLASEQAGPPELPPPPPPAEPPPSDLMQLPPLPPLDSDARKPAKPPVSPKPILAQPVPKIQSSPTPASKKVPLPGPGSPEVKRAHGTPPPVSPKPPPPPTAPKPAKAAAGLQSGSASPSPAPSPARQPPPALAKSASTPPPPLSASPARPPSPGAPALHVPAKPPRAAAVAAGPPAVPDSASPGDSARQKLEETSACLAAALQAVEEKIRQEDAQGSRPSAAEEKSTGSILDDIGSMFDDLADQLDAMLE from the exons AGCTCCTGGGCTCCACCAAGAAGATCAATGTCAATTTCCAGGACCCAGATGG CTTTTCTGCCCTGCACCACGCGGCCCTGAATGGCAACACAGAGTTGATAACCCTGCTGCTGGAGGCCCAGGCTGCCGTGGACATCAAGGACAACAAAG GCATGCGGCCGCTGCACTATGCGGCCTGGCAGGGCCGGAAGGAGCCCATGAAGCTGGTGCTGAAGGCGGGCTCGGCAGTGAACATCCCGTCGGATGAAGGCCACATCCCCCTGCACTTGGCGGCCCAGCATGGGCACTACGACGTG TCTGAGATGCTGCTCCAGCACCAGTCCAACCCGTGCATGGTGGACAACTCGGGGAAGACACCCCTGGACCTCGCCTGTGAGTTCGGCCGTGTCGGG GTGGTCCAGCTGCTCCTGAGCAGCAACATGTGCGCGGCCTTGCTGGAGCCCCGGCCAGGGGACGCCACGGACCCCAATGGCACCAGCCCCCTGCACCTGGCAGCCAAGAACGGCCACATTGATATCATCAG gctcctcctccaAGCCGGCATCGACATCAACCGCCAGACCAAGGCGGGCACGGCCCTGCACGAGGCTGCGCTCTGCGGGAAGACGGAAGTGGTTCGGCTGCTGCTGGAT AACGGGATCAATGCCCATGTGAGGAACACCTACAGCCAGACGGCCCTGGACATCGTGCACCAGTTCACCACCTCCCAGGCCAGCAAGGAGATCAAGCAGCTGCTGCGAG AGGCCTCGGCGGCCCTGCAGGTCCGGGCGACCAAGGATTACTGCAACAATTACGACCTGACCAGCCTCAATGTCAAAGCCGGGGACATTATCACA GTCCTTGAGCAGCATCCAGATGGCCGGTGGAAGGGCTGTATCCATGACAACAGGACAGGCAACGACCGAGTGGGCTACTTCCCGTCCTCCCTGG GCTCCCGAGCAGGTGCTGAGTCTAGTCCACTCCAGGGAGGCAGCTCATCGGGCCCCTCTGCACCCCCTGAAGAGATCTGGGTGCTGAGGAAGCCTTTCGCAG GCGGGGACCGTAGTGGCAGCTTGAGTGGTGTGGCTGGTGGCCGGAGCAGCGGGGGCCACACCCTGCACGCAGGCGCTGAAGGGGTCAAG CTCCTGGCCACAGTTCTCTCCCAGAAGCCCGTCTCTGACTCCGGCCCCGGGGACAGCGCTGTCAAGCCTCCAGAGAGCTCTGCAG GTGCCACCCGCTCCCAGCCTCCAGTGGCCCACGCTGGGCAGGTCTACGGGGAGCAGCCGCCTAAGAAGCTGGAGGCCGCCTCGGAGGGCAAG AGCGCCGAGGCTGTCGGCCAGTGGCTGGCCACgttccagctgcagctctacGCCCCCAACTTCATCAGTGCCGGCTACGACCTGCCCACCATCAGCCGCATGACCCCCGAG GACCTCACAGCCATCGGGGTCACCAAGCCGGGCCACCGGAAGAAGATCACTGCAGAGATCAGCGGCCTGAGCATCCCTGACTGGCTGCCTGAGCGCAAACCC GCGAACCTGGCCGTGTGGCTGTCCATGATCGGCCTGGCCCAGTACTACAAGGTGCTGGTGGACAACGGCTACGAGAACATCGACTTCATCACCGACATCACCTGGGAGGACCTGCAGGAGATTGGCATCACCAAGCTGG GACACCAGAAGAAGCTGATGCTGGCGGTGAGGAAGCTGGCCGAGCTGCAGAAGGCAGAGTACGCCAAGTATGAGGGCGGGCCCGTGCGCCGGAAGGCACCACAGTCCCTCGAAGTGATGACCATCGAGTCGCCACCCCCGCCCGAGCCTGCCCCGGCTGAATGCCAATCTCCGAAGATGACCACCTTCCAGGACAGCGAGCTCAGCGGCGAGCTGCAGGCTGCCATGACTGGCCCGGCCGAAGGGGCTGccgccactgctgctgctgctgccgccgccaccgccgctgcCACCGCCACCGCCGAGAAGCCCTCCAACCACCTGCCGCCCACCCCAAGGGCCTCCATGCGGCAGGAGCCCAGCCTCGGTGGGCGGGCACGACACATGAGCAGTTCTCAGGAGCTGTTGGGTGACGGGCCCCCTGGGCCTGGCAGTCCCATGTCACGAAGCCAGGAGTATCTGCTGGATGAGGGGCCCACCCCTGACACTCCCCAAAGGGAAGCCCGGCCCAGCCGCCACGGCCACAGTGTCAAGCGGGCCAGTGTGCCTCCGGTGCCTGGAAAGCCCCGGCAAGTCCTTCCACCAGCTGCCAGCCACTTCACACCCCCCCAGACGCCCACAAAAGCCCGGCCAGCCTCCCCTCAAGCCCTGGGGGGGCCTCACGGCCCAGCTCCAGCCACGGCCAAGGTGAAGCCCACCCCACAATTGCTGCCACCAGCAGAGCGACCTATGTCCCCTCGCTCGCTGCCTCAGTCACCCACACACCGTGGCTTTGCCTACGTGCTGCCCCAGCCAGTGGAGAGCGAGGCAGGGCCAGCTGTGCCAGGGCCTGTGCCCACGGCCGTGCCCACGCCGGTGCCTACGCTCTGCCTGCCCCCGGAGGCCGAAGTGGAGCCAGGGCGGCCCAAGAAGCGCGCCCACAGCCTGAACCGCTATGCGGCGTCCGACAGCGAGCCAGAGCGGGATGAGCTGCTGGTGCCAGCTGCCGCGGGGCCCTATGCCACGGTCCAGCGGCGCGTGGGCCGAAGCCACTCAGTGCGAGCACCTGCCGGCGCCGACAAGAACGTCAACCGCAGCCAGTCGTTTGCCGTTCGGCCTCGGAAGAagggcccccccccacccccacccaagcgCTCCAGCTCAGCCATGGCCAGTGCCAACCTGGCCGACGAGTCAGCGCCAGATGCCGAGGCCGAGGGGGCTGGGACAGAGGACGGCCGGCTAGGGGTTCGGGCACAGCGCCGCCGGGCTAGCGACCTGGCTGGCAGTGTGGACACAGGCAGCGCCGGCAGCGTGAAGAGCATCGCAGCCATGCTCGAGCTGTCGTCcattgggggtgggggccgggcaGCCCGCAGGCCCCCTGAGGGCCACCCCGTGCCACGCCCTgccagcccagagccaggccGGGTGGCCACGGTGTTGGCCTCGGTGAAGCACAAGGAGGCCATTGGGCCTGACGGGGAGGTGGTGAACCGGCGCCGCACGCTGAGTGGGCCTGTCACGGGACTTCTGGCCACGGCTCGCCGGGGTCCGGGAGAGTCTGGGGGGCCTGCAGATCATGGCCGCTTTGTGGAAGACGGCGCTGCCCGGCAGCGGCCTCGCGGTCCAGCCAAGGGCGAGGCAGGTGCAGAGGGCCCACCCCTGGCCAGGGTGGAGGCCAGCGCCACACTCCAGAGGCGCATCCGAGCCAAGCAGAGCCAGCAGGAGAACGTGAAGTTTCTCCTGACGGAGTCCGACACGGTCAAGCGCCGGCCCAAGGCCAAGGAGCGGGAGACAGGTCCAGAGCCTCCCCCGCCCCTGTCCGTGTACCAGACTGGAACAGGCACTGTGCACCGCCCCCTGGCCTCTGAGCAGGCTGGGCCCCCAGAGCTGCCTCCGCCACCCCCACCCGCTGAGCCCCCGCCCTCCGACCTGATGCAGCTGCCCCCGCTGCCCCCGCTGGACAGTGATGCCCGGAAGCCGGCCAAGCCGCCTGTCTCTCCGAAGCCCATTCTGGCTCAGCCCGTGCCCAAGATCCAGAGCTCACCCACACCTGCCTCCAAGAAGGTGCCGCTGCCAGGTCCTGGCAGCCCAG AGGTGAAGCGCGCCCACGGCACGCCGCCGCCCGTGTCTCCcaagccgccgccgccgcccacgGCACCCAAGCCAGCCAAGGCCGCCGCGGGGCTGCAGTCGGGCAGCGCCAGCCCGTCGCCCGCGCCCTCGCCGGCGCGCCAGCCACCCCCCGCGCTCGCCAAGTCTGCCAgcacgccgccgccgccgctgagCGCCAGCCCTGCGAGGCCCCCGTCCCCCGGTGCGCCCGCGCTGCACGTGCCCGCCAAGCCTCCGCGCGCCGCTGCAGTCGCCGCCGGGCCCCCTGCCGTGCCCGACAGCGCCTCGCCGGGGGATAGCGCCCGGCAGAAGCTGGAGGAGACGAGCGCGTGCTTGGCGGCGGCGCTGCAAGCGGTAGAAGAGAAGATTCGGCAGGAGGACGCGCAAGGCTCGCG cccctcggCGGCCGAGGAGAAGAGCACTGGCAGCATCCTGGACGACATTGGCAGCATGTTTGACGACCTGGCTGACCAGCTGGACGCCATGCTGGAGTGA